One part of the Microtus ochrogaster isolate Prairie Vole_2 chromosome 18, MicOch1.0, whole genome shotgun sequence genome encodes these proteins:
- the Ppargc1b gene encoding peroxisome proliferator-activated receptor gamma coactivator 1-beta isoform X2 — protein MAGNDCSALLDEELSSFFLNYLSDTQGGESGEEQLCADLPELDLSQLDTSDFDSAACFGELQWCPETSETEPSQYSPDDAELFQIDSENEALLAALTKTLDDIPEDDVGLAAFPGLDEGDTPSCDPASPAPLSAPPSPALERLLSPVSEVDELSMADGIQDKKIPMPRSQSRPCTELHKHLTSVLPCPKVKTPTPRPSTQLLSKEDEEVGEDCPSPWPAPASPQDSLAQDRASPSCAQAPQEDVRSMVQLIRYMHTYCLPQRKLPQWAPELVPQPCSSPSRQVPPRSRHPPKATWTEFSILRELLAQDVLCDVSKPYRLATPVYASLTPQSRPKPPKDSQPSPAHSTMAEEVRITASPKSTGPRPSLRPLRLEVKRDVSQPTRQKQEEDEEEEEEEEEEEEEEEEEEEKEEEEEEWGRKRPGRGLPWTKLGRKLDSSVCPVRRSRRLNPELGPWLTYTDEPLGALPSMCLATETHNLEEELGSLTDDSQDQQLPQGSQIPVLESPCESGCGDTDEDPSCPRPPSRDSPRCLMLALSQSDPLGKKSYEESLTVELCGTAGLTPPTTPPYKPMEEDPFKPDTKHSPGQDTAPSLPSPEALQLPATPGASHKLPKRHPERSELLSHLQHATAQPVSQAGQKRPFSCSFGDHDYCQVLRPEAALQRKVLRSWEPVGVHLDDWPQQGASLPTETKTPRREAEQNCDSTPKDSMQLRDHEIRASLTKHFGLLETALEDEDLASCKSPEYDTVFEDDSSSSGESSFLLEEEEEGREEEDEGEDSGVSPPCSDHCPYQSPPSKASRQLCSRSRSSSGSSSCSSWSPATRKSFRRESRGPCSDGTPRARHARKRQEKAIGEGRVVYIRNLSSDMSSRELKKRFEVFGEIVECQVLTRSKRGEKHGVITFRCSEHAALSLRNGATLRKRNEPSFHLSYGGLRHFRWPRYTDYDPTSEEALPSSGKSKYEAMDFDSLLKEAQQSLH, from the exons ATTGATAGTGAGAATGAAGCTCTCTTGGCTGCGCTCACCAAGACCCTGGATGACATCCCCGAAGATGATGTGGGGCTGGCTGCCTTCCCGGGGCTGGATGAAGGAGACACACCATCCTGTGACCCAGCTTCACCTGCCCCCTTATCTGCGCCCCCCAGCCCCGCCCTGGAGAGGCTTCTGTCCCCAGTGTCTGAAGTGGATGAGCTTTCTATG GCGGATGGCATCCAGGACAAGAAGATCCCCATGCCGCGGTCTCAGAGTCGGCCTTGTACAGAACTGCATAAGCACCTCACCTCGGTGCTGCCCTGCCCCAAAGTGAAAACTCCAACCCCACGCCCAAGTACTCAGCTCCTCTCCAAGGAGgatgaggaggtgggggaggattGCCCGAGCCCCTGGCCAGCTCCAGCCTCTCCCCAAGACTCCCTAGCACAGGACAGGGCTAGCCCCAGCTGTGCCCAGGCTCCCCAGGAGGATGTGAGGTCCATGGTACAACTCATTCGCTACATGCACACCTACTGCCTGCCCCAGAGGAAGCTGCCCCAATGGGCCCCAGAGCTGGTCCCCCAGCCCTGCAGCAGCCCCTCCAGGCAGGTCCCACCCCGGTCCCGGCATCCCCCCAAAGCCACCTGGACTGAGTTCTCTATCCTAAGGGAACTTCTGGCTCAAGATGTCCTCTGTGATGTCAGCAAGCCCTACCGCCTGGCCACGCCTGTCTATGCTTCCCTCACACCCCAGTCCAGGCCCAAGCCCCCCAAAGACAGTCAGCCCTCCCCTGCCCACTCTACCATGGCAGAAGAGGTGAGAATCACAGCTTCCCCTAAGAGCACTGGGCCTAGACCCAGCCTGCGTCCTCTGAGGCTGGAGGTGAAGCGGGATGTCAGTCAACCTACCaggcaaaagcaggaggaagatgaggaagaagaagaagaagaagaagaagaagaagaagaagaggaggaggaggaagaaaaagaggaggaggaagaggagtggggcAGGAAGAGACCAGGCCGTGGCCTGCCATGGACCAAACTAGGGAGGAAACTGGACAGCTCTGTGTGCCCCGTGCGGCGTTCCAGGAGACTGAATCCAGAGCTGGGCCCCTGGCTAACATACACTGATGAGCCCCTAGGTGCTCTGCCTTCGATGTGCCTGgctacagagacccacaacctgGAGGAGGAACTGGGCAGCCTCACAGATGATAGTCAAGACCAGCAGCTCCCCCAGGGATCCCAGATCCCAGTCCTGGAAAGCCCCTGTGAGAGTGGGTGTGGGGACACAGATGAGGACCCAAGCTGCCCACGGCCCCCTTCCAGAG ACTCCCCCAGGTGCCTCATGCTGGCCTTGTCAcaaag CGACCCTCTTGGCAAGAAGAGCTATGAGGAGTCCTTGACGGTGGAGCTTTGTGGCACGGCAG GACTCACTCCACCCACCACACCTCCATATAAGCCCATGGAGGAGGACCCCTTCAAGCCGGACACCAAGCACAGCCCAGGCCAAGACACAgctcccagcctcccctcccctgagGCTCTTCAGCTCCCAGCCACCCCAGGGGCCTCCCACAAGCTGCCCAAGAGGCACCCTGAGCGAAGTGAGCTCCTGTCCCATCTGCAGCATGCCACGGCCCAGCCAGTGTCCCAGGCTGGGCAGAAGCGtcccttctcctgctcctttGGAGACCATGATTACTGCCAGGTGCTCAGGCCAGAGGCTGCCCTGCAGAGGAAGGTGCTGCGGTCCTGGGAGCCAGTTGGGGTCCATCTTGATGACTGGCCCCAGCAGGGTGCCTCCTTGCCGACTGAAACAAAGACCCCtaggagggaggcagagcagaaCTGTGACTCTACCCCTAAGGACAGCATGCAGCTGAGAGACCATGAGATCCGTGCCAGCCTCACAAAGCACTTTGGGCTGCTGGAGACCGCTCTGGAGGACGAAGACCTGGCTTCGTGTAAAAGCCCCGAGTACGACACCGTGTTTGAGGacgacagcagcagcagtggcgaGAGCAGCTTcctgctggaggaggaagaggagggcagggaggaggaggatgaaggagagGACTCAGGGGTcagccctccctgctctgaccaCTGCCCCTACCAGAGCCCACCCAGTAAGGCCAGCCGGCAGCTCTGTTCCCGCAGCCGCTCCAGTTCTGGTTCCTCGTCCTGTAGCTCCTGGTCACCAGCCACCCGGAAGAGCTTCAG ACGTGAGAGCAGAGGTCCCTGTTCAGACGGAACTCCACGTGCCCGGCATGCCAGGAAGCGGCAGGAAAAGGCCATC GGCGAAGGCCGTGTGGTGTACATTCGAAATCTCTCCAGTGACATGAGTTCTCGGGAACTGAAGAAGCGCTTTGAGGTGTTCGGCGAGATCGTAGAGTGCCAGGTGCTGACGAGAAGTAAGAG aggtgAGAAGCATGGCGTCATCACCTTCCGGTGTTCGGAGCATGCTGCCCTGTCCCTGAGGAACGGCGCAACCCTGAGGAAGCGCAACGAGCCCTCCTTCCACCTGAGCTATGGAGGGCTCCGGCACTTCCGCTGGCCCAGATACACTGACTACG ATCCCACATCAGAAGAGGCCCTTCCCTCATCCGGGAAAAGCAAGTATGAAGCCATGGATTTTGACAGCTTACTGAAAGAGGCCCAGCAGAGCCTGCATTGA
- the Ppargc1b gene encoding peroxisome proliferator-activated receptor gamma coactivator 1-beta isoform X1: MAGNDCSALLDEELSSFFLNYLSDTQGGESGEEQLCADLPELDLSQLDTSDFDSAACFGELQWCPETSETEPSQYSPDDAELFQIDSENEALLAALTKTLDDIPEDDVGLAAFPGLDEGDTPSCDPASPAPLSAPPSPALERLLSPVSEVDELSMLQKLLLTTSSPTASSDALKEEATWSQASLRSRSQRPCVKADGIQDKKIPMPRSQSRPCTELHKHLTSVLPCPKVKTPTPRPSTQLLSKEDEEVGEDCPSPWPAPASPQDSLAQDRASPSCAQAPQEDVRSMVQLIRYMHTYCLPQRKLPQWAPELVPQPCSSPSRQVPPRSRHPPKATWTEFSILRELLAQDVLCDVSKPYRLATPVYASLTPQSRPKPPKDSQPSPAHSTMAEEVRITASPKSTGPRPSLRPLRLEVKRDVSQPTRQKQEEDEEEEEEEEEEEEEEEEEEEKEEEEEEWGRKRPGRGLPWTKLGRKLDSSVCPVRRSRRLNPELGPWLTYTDEPLGALPSMCLATETHNLEEELGSLTDDSQDQQLPQGSQIPVLESPCESGCGDTDEDPSCPRPPSRDSPRCLMLALSQSDPLGKKSYEESLTVELCGTAGLTPPTTPPYKPMEEDPFKPDTKHSPGQDTAPSLPSPEALQLPATPGASHKLPKRHPERSELLSHLQHATAQPVSQAGQKRPFSCSFGDHDYCQVLRPEAALQRKVLRSWEPVGVHLDDWPQQGASLPTETKTPRREAEQNCDSTPKDSMQLRDHEIRASLTKHFGLLETALEDEDLASCKSPEYDTVFEDDSSSSGESSFLLEEEEEGREEEDEGEDSGVSPPCSDHCPYQSPPSKASRQLCSRSRSSSGSSSCSSWSPATRKSFRRESRGPCSDGTPRARHARKRQEKAIGEGRVVYIRNLSSDMSSRELKKRFEVFGEIVECQVLTRSKRGEKHGVITFRCSEHAALSLRNGATLRKRNEPSFHLSYGGLRHFRWPRYTDYDPTSEEALPSSGKSKYEAMDFDSLLKEAQQSLH; this comes from the exons ATTGATAGTGAGAATGAAGCTCTCTTGGCTGCGCTCACCAAGACCCTGGATGACATCCCCGAAGATGATGTGGGGCTGGCTGCCTTCCCGGGGCTGGATGAAGGAGACACACCATCCTGTGACCCAGCTTCACCTGCCCCCTTATCTGCGCCCCCCAGCCCCGCCCTGGAGAGGCTTCTGTCCCCAGTGTCTGAAGTGGATGAGCTTTCTATG ctgCAGAAGCTCCTCCTGACCACATCCTCCCCAACAGCAAGCTCTGACGCTCTGAAGGAGGAGGCCACCTggtcccaggccagcctcaggtCCAGAAGCCAGCGGCCTTGTGTCAAG GCGGATGGCATCCAGGACAAGAAGATCCCCATGCCGCGGTCTCAGAGTCGGCCTTGTACAGAACTGCATAAGCACCTCACCTCGGTGCTGCCCTGCCCCAAAGTGAAAACTCCAACCCCACGCCCAAGTACTCAGCTCCTCTCCAAGGAGgatgaggaggtgggggaggattGCCCGAGCCCCTGGCCAGCTCCAGCCTCTCCCCAAGACTCCCTAGCACAGGACAGGGCTAGCCCCAGCTGTGCCCAGGCTCCCCAGGAGGATGTGAGGTCCATGGTACAACTCATTCGCTACATGCACACCTACTGCCTGCCCCAGAGGAAGCTGCCCCAATGGGCCCCAGAGCTGGTCCCCCAGCCCTGCAGCAGCCCCTCCAGGCAGGTCCCACCCCGGTCCCGGCATCCCCCCAAAGCCACCTGGACTGAGTTCTCTATCCTAAGGGAACTTCTGGCTCAAGATGTCCTCTGTGATGTCAGCAAGCCCTACCGCCTGGCCACGCCTGTCTATGCTTCCCTCACACCCCAGTCCAGGCCCAAGCCCCCCAAAGACAGTCAGCCCTCCCCTGCCCACTCTACCATGGCAGAAGAGGTGAGAATCACAGCTTCCCCTAAGAGCACTGGGCCTAGACCCAGCCTGCGTCCTCTGAGGCTGGAGGTGAAGCGGGATGTCAGTCAACCTACCaggcaaaagcaggaggaagatgaggaagaagaagaagaagaagaagaagaagaagaagaagaggaggaggaggaagaaaaagaggaggaggaagaggagtggggcAGGAAGAGACCAGGCCGTGGCCTGCCATGGACCAAACTAGGGAGGAAACTGGACAGCTCTGTGTGCCCCGTGCGGCGTTCCAGGAGACTGAATCCAGAGCTGGGCCCCTGGCTAACATACACTGATGAGCCCCTAGGTGCTCTGCCTTCGATGTGCCTGgctacagagacccacaacctgGAGGAGGAACTGGGCAGCCTCACAGATGATAGTCAAGACCAGCAGCTCCCCCAGGGATCCCAGATCCCAGTCCTGGAAAGCCCCTGTGAGAGTGGGTGTGGGGACACAGATGAGGACCCAAGCTGCCCACGGCCCCCTTCCAGAG ACTCCCCCAGGTGCCTCATGCTGGCCTTGTCAcaaag CGACCCTCTTGGCAAGAAGAGCTATGAGGAGTCCTTGACGGTGGAGCTTTGTGGCACGGCAG GACTCACTCCACCCACCACACCTCCATATAAGCCCATGGAGGAGGACCCCTTCAAGCCGGACACCAAGCACAGCCCAGGCCAAGACACAgctcccagcctcccctcccctgagGCTCTTCAGCTCCCAGCCACCCCAGGGGCCTCCCACAAGCTGCCCAAGAGGCACCCTGAGCGAAGTGAGCTCCTGTCCCATCTGCAGCATGCCACGGCCCAGCCAGTGTCCCAGGCTGGGCAGAAGCGtcccttctcctgctcctttGGAGACCATGATTACTGCCAGGTGCTCAGGCCAGAGGCTGCCCTGCAGAGGAAGGTGCTGCGGTCCTGGGAGCCAGTTGGGGTCCATCTTGATGACTGGCCCCAGCAGGGTGCCTCCTTGCCGACTGAAACAAAGACCCCtaggagggaggcagagcagaaCTGTGACTCTACCCCTAAGGACAGCATGCAGCTGAGAGACCATGAGATCCGTGCCAGCCTCACAAAGCACTTTGGGCTGCTGGAGACCGCTCTGGAGGACGAAGACCTGGCTTCGTGTAAAAGCCCCGAGTACGACACCGTGTTTGAGGacgacagcagcagcagtggcgaGAGCAGCTTcctgctggaggaggaagaggagggcagggaggaggaggatgaaggagagGACTCAGGGGTcagccctccctgctctgaccaCTGCCCCTACCAGAGCCCACCCAGTAAGGCCAGCCGGCAGCTCTGTTCCCGCAGCCGCTCCAGTTCTGGTTCCTCGTCCTGTAGCTCCTGGTCACCAGCCACCCGGAAGAGCTTCAG ACGTGAGAGCAGAGGTCCCTGTTCAGACGGAACTCCACGTGCCCGGCATGCCAGGAAGCGGCAGGAAAAGGCCATC GGCGAAGGCCGTGTGGTGTACATTCGAAATCTCTCCAGTGACATGAGTTCTCGGGAACTGAAGAAGCGCTTTGAGGTGTTCGGCGAGATCGTAGAGTGCCAGGTGCTGACGAGAAGTAAGAG aggtgAGAAGCATGGCGTCATCACCTTCCGGTGTTCGGAGCATGCTGCCCTGTCCCTGAGGAACGGCGCAACCCTGAGGAAGCGCAACGAGCCCTCCTTCCACCTGAGCTATGGAGGGCTCCGGCACTTCCGCTGGCCCAGATACACTGACTACG ATCCCACATCAGAAGAGGCCCTTCCCTCATCCGGGAAAAGCAAGTATGAAGCCATGGATTTTGACAGCTTACTGAAAGAGGCCCAGCAGAGCCTGCATTGA